A single genomic interval of Streptomyces graminofaciens harbors:
- a CDS encoding GH92 family glycosyl hydrolase, with product MRHGWGSTAALGAAASALLVASQGAAVALPDRPSAEDRAFASSFEAGDRAPDWLNTVDTAPDGTRRASGVDGGYSSGIPGNVTDHVTEVRASGENTGAGEVKENLVDGEPGTKWLTFAPTGWAEFEFDAPVKVVTYALTSANDAAERDPKDWTLQGSTDGSGWQTLDTRSGQDFDERFRTKSYDIGGTPGEYRHFRLDITGNNGASGITQLADVQFSTGGSEQEPVPKDMRSLVDRGPSGSATAKSGMGFTGKRALRYAGRHTADGRAYSYNKVFDVNVAVERDTELAYRIFPSMADGDLDYDATNVAVDLAFTDGTLLSDLGARDQHGFPLTPRGQGAAKVLYVNQWNDVVARIGSVAAGRTVDRILVAYDSPKGPARFRGWLDDVRLRVRAPEQPKAHLSDYAVTTRGTNSSGGFSRGNNFPAAAVPHGFNFWTPVTNAGSLSWLYDYARANDADNLPTIQAFSASHEPSPWMGDRQTFQVMPSAASGTPELGRTARALAFRHENETARPYYYGVRFENGIKAELAPTDHAAALRFTYPGDDASVLFDNVTDQAGLTLDRTAGTVTGFSDVKSGLSTGATRLFVYGVFDSPVTDGSAAGVKGHLRFDAGADRAVTLRLATSLISLDQAAANLRQEIPEGTDFETVRDRARDRWDRILGKVEVEGATPDQLTTLYSNLYRLYLYPNSGFEKVGSKYRYASPFSPMPGPDTPTHTGAKIVDGKVYVNNGFWDTYRTTWPAYSLLSPGQAGEMVDGFVQQYKDGGWTSRWSSPGYADLMTGTSSDVAFADAYVKGVDFDATAAYEAALKNATVVPPSSGVGRKGMATSPFLGYTSTGTHEGLSWALEGYLNDYGIARMGQALYRRTGEKRYKEESAYFLNRARNYVKLFDGKAGFFQGRDDTGAWRMDSSKYDPRVWGHDYTETNGWGYAFTAPQDSKGLANLYGGRSGLAKKLDTYFSTPETASPEFVGSYGGVIHEMTEARDVRMGMYGHSNQVAHHATYMYDAAGQPWKAQEKVREVLSRLYTGSDIGQGYHGDEDNGEQSAWYLFSALGFYPLVMGSGDYAIGSPLFTKATVHLENGEDLVVKAPDNSARNVYVQGLKVNGKAWTSTSLPHSLIAEGGILEFDMGPEPSTWGTGEGAAPVSITKGDEVPSPRADVIEGAGELFDNTSSTKVSVERIALPTSGRTKVVQYTLTSADRTDAPTGWTLQASADGTTWKTLDRRSGESFTWDRQTRAFSIPAPGTYKHYRLVLDNAATVAEVELLA from the coding sequence ATGCGGCACGGTTGGGGTTCCACGGCGGCGCTCGGAGCGGCCGCGTCAGCACTGCTGGTGGCCTCGCAGGGGGCGGCCGTCGCGTTACCGGACCGGCCCTCGGCGGAGGACCGCGCCTTCGCGTCCTCCTTCGAGGCCGGGGACCGGGCACCGGACTGGCTCAACACCGTGGACACGGCACCCGACGGGACCAGGCGGGCCTCCGGTGTCGACGGCGGCTACAGCAGCGGCATCCCCGGCAATGTGACCGACCACGTCACGGAGGTCCGGGCGAGCGGCGAGAACACGGGCGCCGGCGAGGTGAAGGAGAACCTCGTCGACGGCGAGCCGGGCACGAAGTGGCTCACCTTCGCGCCCACGGGCTGGGCCGAGTTCGAGTTCGACGCCCCGGTCAAGGTGGTGACGTACGCGCTGACCTCGGCGAACGACGCCGCCGAGCGCGACCCGAAGGACTGGACGCTCCAGGGCTCCACGGACGGCAGCGGCTGGCAGACCCTCGACACCCGCTCCGGGCAGGACTTCGACGAGAGATTCCGGACGAAGTCGTACGACATCGGTGGCACCCCGGGCGAGTACCGGCACTTCCGGCTCGACATCACCGGGAACAACGGGGCCTCCGGCATCACGCAACTCGCCGACGTGCAGTTCTCCACGGGTGGCAGTGAGCAGGAGCCCGTGCCCAAGGACATGCGCTCGCTGGTGGACCGGGGTCCGAGCGGCTCGGCGACGGCGAAGTCCGGCATGGGGTTCACGGGGAAGCGGGCGCTGCGGTACGCGGGACGGCACACGGCGGACGGGCGGGCCTATTCGTACAACAAGGTCTTCGATGTGAATGTGGCCGTCGAGCGGGACACCGAGCTGGCGTACCGGATCTTCCCGTCGATGGCGGACGGCGATCTGGACTACGACGCCACGAACGTGGCGGTGGACCTGGCCTTCACGGACGGCACACTGCTCAGTGACCTCGGTGCCCGTGACCAGCACGGATTCCCGCTCACCCCACGCGGGCAGGGCGCGGCGAAGGTCCTGTACGTCAACCAGTGGAACGACGTGGTCGCGCGGATCGGGTCGGTCGCGGCCGGGCGCACGGTCGACCGGATCCTGGTGGCGTACGACTCGCCGAAGGGCCCGGCGAGGTTCCGGGGCTGGCTGGACGACGTACGGCTGAGGGTGCGGGCGCCCGAGCAGCCGAAGGCGCATCTCTCCGACTACGCGGTCACCACGCGGGGCACCAACTCCAGTGGCGGCTTCTCGCGCGGCAACAACTTCCCGGCGGCGGCCGTCCCCCATGGCTTCAACTTCTGGACGCCGGTGACCAACGCGGGCTCGCTCAGCTGGTTGTACGACTACGCGCGGGCCAACGACGCGGACAACCTGCCGACGATCCAGGCGTTCAGCGCGAGTCATGAGCCGAGCCCCTGGATGGGTGACCGGCAGACGTTCCAGGTGATGCCGTCGGCCGCGTCCGGCACCCCTGAGCTGGGCCGTACGGCACGGGCGCTGGCGTTCCGGCACGAGAACGAGACGGCCCGGCCGTACTACTACGGGGTGCGGTTCGAGAACGGGATCAAGGCGGAGCTGGCGCCCACGGACCATGCCGCCGCCCTGCGGTTCACGTATCCCGGCGACGACGCGAGCGTGCTCTTCGACAATGTGACGGACCAGGCGGGTCTGACGCTCGACAGGACGGCCGGGACCGTCACCGGATTCTCGGATGTGAAGTCCGGGCTGTCGACGGGAGCGACCCGGCTCTTCGTCTACGGGGTCTTCGACTCGCCGGTGACGGACGGGAGTGCGGCCGGGGTGAAGGGGCATCTGCGCTTCGACGCGGGCGCCGACCGCGCGGTGACCCTCCGCCTCGCGACCTCCCTCATCAGCCTCGACCAGGCGGCGGCCAACCTGCGCCAGGAGATCCCGGAGGGGACGGACTTCGAGACGGTACGGGACCGGGCGCGGGACCGGTGGGACCGGATCCTCGGCAAGGTGGAGGTCGAGGGCGCGACCCCGGACCAGCTGACGACGCTGTACTCGAACCTCTACCGGCTGTATCTGTACCCCAACTCCGGCTTCGAGAAGGTCGGTTCGAAGTACCGGTACGCGTCGCCCTTCTCCCCCATGCCGGGCCCGGACACGCCGACGCACACCGGCGCGAAGATCGTCGACGGCAAGGTGTACGTCAACAACGGCTTCTGGGACACCTATCGGACGACATGGCCCGCGTACTCGCTGCTGTCGCCCGGTCAGGCGGGTGAGATGGTCGACGGTTTCGTGCAGCAGTACAAGGACGGCGGCTGGACCTCCCGCTGGTCCTCCCCCGGCTACGCGGACCTGATGACGGGCACATCGTCGGACGTGGCGTTCGCGGACGCATACGTCAAGGGCGTGGACTTCGACGCGACGGCGGCGTACGAGGCGGCCCTGAAGAACGCGACGGTCGTACCCCCGTCCTCAGGCGTGGGCCGAAAGGGCATGGCCACCTCCCCCTTCCTCGGCTACACGAGCACCGGCACGCACGAGGGCCTGTCATGGGCGCTGGAGGGCTACCTCAACGACTACGGCATCGCCCGGATGGGCCAGGCCCTGTACCGGAGGACGGGCGAGAAGCGCTACAAGGAGGAGTCTGCGTACTTCCTCAACAGGGCCCGGAACTATGTGAAGTTGTTCGACGGGAAGGCCGGGTTCTTCCAGGGCCGGGACGACACCGGGGCCTGGCGGATGGACTCCTCGAAGTACGACCCGCGCGTCTGGGGCCACGACTACACCGAGACCAACGGCTGGGGCTACGCCTTCACCGCACCCCAGGACAGCAAGGGCCTGGCCAACCTGTACGGCGGCCGGAGCGGCCTCGCGAAGAAGCTGGACACGTACTTCTCCACGCCGGAGACCGCGTCCCCCGAGTTCGTCGGCTCGTACGGCGGGGTCATCCACGAGATGACCGAGGCGCGTGACGTACGGATGGGCATGTACGGCCACTCCAACCAGGTCGCGCACCACGCGACCTATATGTACGACGCGGCCGGACAGCCGTGGAAGGCGCAGGAGAAGGTCCGCGAGGTGCTGTCCCGCCTCTACACCGGCAGCGACATCGGCCAGGGCTACCACGGCGACGAGGACAACGGCGAGCAGTCGGCCTGGTACCTGTTCTCCGCGCTCGGCTTCTACCCCCTGGTGATGGGCAGCGGCGACTACGCGATCGGCTCACCCCTGTTCACCAAGGCCACGGTCCATCTGGAGAACGGCGAGGACCTGGTGGTGAAGGCCCCGGACAACAGCGCGCGGAATGTGTACGTGCAGGGGTTGAAGGTCAACGGCAAGGCGTGGACCTCGACTTCCCTTCCTCACTCGCTGATCGCCGAGGGCGGGATCCTGGAGTTCGACATGGGGCCGGAGCCGTCGACGTGGGGCACGGGTGAGGGGGCGGCGCCGGTGTCGATCACGAAGGGGGACGAGGTGCCGTCGCCGCGTGCGGATGTGATCGAGGGGGCCGGTGAGCTGTTCGACAACACGTCGTCGACGAAGGTGTCGGTGGAGAGGATCGCTCTGCCAACCTCCGGTCGGACCAAGGTGGTTCAGTACACGCTGACCTCCGCCGACCGAACCGACGCCCCCACCGGCTGGACCCTCCAGGCCTCCGCCGACGGGACCACCTGGAAGA
- the ngcE gene encoding N-acetylglucosamine/diacetylchitobiose ABC transporter substrate-binding protein has product MGSTTAENTGNDNGSEGVGGSAPGGVGRRDLIKRSAALGLITVPTMSFLSACASGGGGDDSSDDTQGKTSSSNPFGVKKGSKLDVVIFKGGYGDAYAKAWEADFDKQWGVTSSHTGTQEITGKLQPRFNAGNPPDIVDDSGAQKIKIDVLYKNDQLLDLAAVLDAPSIDDPDKKVRDTLIPGTLDPGLQEGKVVALNYIYTVWGLWYSGKLFKEKGWEEPKTWADFLAICKDAKSQNIGGLAHQGKYPYYINVAIMDLIAKKGGLDAMKAIDNLDPKAFVGSDAAQAGVEAIYEVVEKGYLMPGTNGLTHTESQTRWNQYKAAFITCGSWLENEQLKQTPDDFDMKFMPMPLLPDSVMPFEAIRAGSGEPFIIPAKANNLPAAQEFMRMMLSREWSTLFAKEANSLTIVKDGVDTGVQLRPGTQSTVEVSKAAGDDTFRYLYTEWYSEMDTAIQNASNELMAKRIQPKEWLKRAQAAVDKAAKDPASKKNRRD; this is encoded by the coding sequence ATGGGATCCACTACCGCTGAGAACACCGGGAACGACAACGGCTCCGAAGGCGTGGGCGGCAGCGCCCCCGGAGGAGTCGGCCGCCGCGATCTGATCAAGCGCTCCGCGGCGCTGGGCCTGATCACCGTCCCCACGATGAGCTTCCTGTCCGCCTGTGCCAGCGGCGGCGGAGGCGACGACTCGTCGGACGACACCCAGGGCAAGACCTCCTCGTCCAACCCCTTCGGCGTCAAGAAGGGCAGCAAGCTCGACGTCGTGATCTTCAAGGGCGGCTACGGCGACGCCTACGCCAAGGCGTGGGAGGCCGACTTCGACAAGCAGTGGGGCGTCACCTCCAGCCACACCGGTACCCAGGAGATCACCGGCAAGCTCCAGCCACGCTTCAACGCGGGCAATCCGCCGGACATCGTGGACGACTCGGGCGCCCAGAAGATCAAGATCGACGTCCTCTACAAGAACGACCAGCTCCTCGACCTCGCCGCGGTCCTCGACGCGCCCTCGATCGACGACCCGGACAAGAAGGTCCGCGACACCCTCATCCCCGGCACCCTCGACCCGGGTCTGCAGGAGGGCAAGGTCGTCGCCCTCAACTACATCTACACGGTGTGGGGCCTGTGGTACTCCGGCAAGCTCTTCAAGGAGAAGGGCTGGGAGGAGCCCAAGACCTGGGCCGACTTCCTCGCCATCTGCAAGGACGCCAAGTCCCAGAACATCGGTGGCCTCGCCCACCAGGGCAAATACCCGTACTACATCAACGTCGCCATCATGGACCTGATCGCCAAGAAGGGCGGCTTGGACGCCATGAAGGCGATCGACAACCTCGACCCGAAGGCCTTCGTCGGGTCGGACGCCGCCCAGGCGGGGGTCGAGGCGATCTACGAGGTGGTCGAGAAGGGCTATCTGATGCCCGGCACCAACGGCCTCACCCACACCGAGTCCCAGACCCGCTGGAACCAGTACAAGGCCGCGTTCATCACCTGTGGTTCATGGCTGGAGAACGAGCAGCTGAAGCAGACCCCGGACGACTTCGACATGAAGTTCATGCCGATGCCGCTGCTGCCCGACAGCGTCATGCCGTTCGAGGCGATCCGCGCCGGCTCCGGCGAGCCGTTCATCATCCCGGCCAAGGCCAATAACCTGCCGGCGGCCCAGGAGTTCATGCGGATGATGCTCTCCAGGGAATGGTCGACGCTGTTCGCCAAGGAGGCGAACTCCCTGACCATCGTGAAGGACGGTGTCGACACCGGGGTCCAGCTGCGGCCCGGTACGCAGTCGACCGTCGAGGTGTCCAAGGCAGCCGGTGACGACACCTTCCGATACCTGTACACGGAGTGGTACAGCGAGATGGACACGGCCATTCAGAACGCGTCCAACGAGTTGATGGCCAAGCGGATTCAGCCGAAGGAGTGGTTGAAGCGGGCGCAGGCCGCCGTGGACAAGGCGGCCAAGGATCCGGCGTCGAAGAAGAACCGTCGCGACTAG